The following proteins are encoded in a genomic region of Candidatus Methylospira mobilis:
- a CDS encoding NAD-dependent epimerase/dehydratase family protein, whose protein sequence is MTHFIVTGCAGFIGSNLVDRLLADGHQVTGVDNFSTGQRRFLDGAVSHAGFRLQEIDLLDFDKLKSAFAGGEKVIHLAANADVRFGTDHPRKDLEQNTIATYNVLEAMRANDIKKIAFSSTGSVYGEATVIPTPEDGPFPVQTSLYGASKAAGEGLIAAYCEGFGFQSWIFRFVSILGERYTHGHVFDFYQKLKADPSRLPVLGNGKQRKSYLYVQDCIDAILLAMDKATDKVNIFNLGVDGYCEVNDSIGWICDKMGVKPQLDYSGGDRGWIGDNPFIFLETKRIQSLGWKPKFGIRDGVIKTVEYLQANEWVFGAR, encoded by the coding sequence ATGACTCATTTTATAGTTACGGGATGCGCCGGTTTTATCGGTAGCAATCTGGTAGATCGCCTGTTGGCCGACGGTCATCAGGTAACAGGCGTCGATAATTTCTCCACCGGTCAGCGCCGATTTCTTGATGGCGCGGTGTCCCATGCCGGTTTTCGGCTGCAGGAAATAGACCTGCTGGATTTCGACAAATTGAAATCCGCTTTTGCCGGCGGGGAAAAGGTTATTCATTTGGCCGCAAATGCCGATGTTCGCTTTGGCACAGATCATCCGCGCAAGGATCTGGAGCAAAACACAATTGCTACTTACAATGTGCTGGAAGCCATGCGCGCCAACGACATCAAGAAAATAGCGTTTTCTTCAACCGGCTCAGTTTATGGCGAAGCTACCGTCATACCTACGCCGGAAGACGGACCGTTTCCCGTGCAGACCTCGCTGTATGGAGCTTCCAAAGCGGCAGGAGAAGGGCTGATTGCCGCTTACTGCGAAGGATTTGGTTTCCAGTCGTGGATCTTCCGCTTCGTCTCCATCCTAGGAGAACGTTATACGCACGGGCATGTATTCGACTTCTACCAGAAATTAAAGGCCGATCCGTCGCGTCTGCCCGTACTGGGCAACGGAAAACAGCGTAAATCCTACCTTTACGTCCAGGACTGCATAGACGCAATCCTGCTGGCTATGGATAAGGCAACGGATAAAGTCAATATTTTTAATCTGGGTGTCGATGGGTATTGCGAGGTAAACGATTCTATCGGCTGGATTTGCGATAAAATGGGAGTAAAGCCTCAGTTGGATTATTCCGGCGGAGACCGTGGCTGGATAGGCGATAATCCTTTCATTTTTCTGGAGACGAAAAGAATTCAGTCGCTGGGCTGGAAGCCGAAGTTCGGTATTCGAGATGGCGTGATAAAAACCGTTGAGTATTTGCAAGCCAATGAGTGGGTATTCGGAGCGCGTTAA